The following is a genomic window from Homalodisca vitripennis isolate AUS2020 unplaced genomic scaffold, UT_GWSS_2.1 ScUCBcl_7604;HRSCAF=15364, whole genome shotgun sequence.
GTTTCTGGGGCCTTGGTTGTGTGGTTTTGGGGGGGTGGTGgggttgggggttttttttggtgtggtggggggggcccccggggggTTTGGGGCTTTGGTTGGGGGTTGGGGCTGGGGtttgggtttttgggggttttgggggcCCGGGGTtggggtttgggggttttttggggtggGGGGCTGTCTGGGCCTTGGGGTGGTGGGGTCTGGGGGGTGGTTTGGGGGCCCCCGGGGCCCTTTCTGGGGCTGGGGGTTGGGGTTTTCTTGGTCGGCCGTGGGCTGGGGGGCTGTGGGGTTGGGGCTGGGCTTTGGGGGGGGgcgggggttttttgggggggttttggggggggttcGGCCCTTTTccccttttgggggttttttggggtgggtttggggggggttttttcccggggggggggggtttttttggggggggtgcCCTTTGGGGGGGGGTTGGGTTTGGGGGGTTTGGGGGCTGGGTTGTTGGGGGGGCTGGGGTTTCCCCTTGGGTGGGGTTTGGGGGTGGTCTTGCTGGGGCCCCGTGGTCCCGGTGGGGTGtctggggtgggggggggtttgggggttcCCCTTTctttggggggggtgggggttctggtctgggggttttgggggggtgGGTGTGGGGCCCGGGGGGGGTTTTTCTGGTTTTGGGGGGTGGTTTGgggctgggggggggggtttttcccccgtCCTGGGGTtgtgggtggggggggtgggggggggctGGGGTTGTGGGGGGTGGCCCTTTCTTGGGGCCCCGCTTTTCTGGGCTTCCCTTTTGTCGGGGGGGGCTTTtgttccccggggggggggggggggggggggggggggggggggggggggggggggggggggggggggggggggggggggggggggggggggggggggggggggggggggggggggggggggggggggggggggggggggggggggggggggggggggggggggggggggggggggggggggggggggggggggggggggggggggggggggggggggggggggggggggggggggggggggcccccccccccccccccccccccccccccccccccccccccccccccccccccccccccccccccccccccccctgggtcTGTTCTGGCTGGTGGGGGCTGGCTTCCCTGCTGTGGGTCTGTGTTTTTGCGTCTGGGCCTGTGCTTCTGCTGGGTCTGGGTGGTCTCTGGTTGGGGGTGTTGTGTGGTGGTCTTCTGTGGGCCCCTTTGGGGTTGGCTGCGGGGGTTCTGCTGTGGGCtggtttggggggggggcccGGGTTCTTCTGGTGTGGGCTGGGGTGGGGCCCGTGGGGGTCTGGTGGCCTGGTGGGGTTTGTTGTGGTGGCTGTGCTTTGGGTTTTTCTGGGCTctggggtggggggtgggggtttGGCTGGGGTGGTTGGTGTctggtttttttggggggtttggcTGGGGGTTGTCTGGCTGGGGTGGGGTGGGGTGCCTGCTTGGTTGGCTGGTTCTGGGGGGGGGTGTGGCCTTGGTCTGGGTGGGGTGTGCTGGGGGTGCTGTCCTGGCTGGTGGTTCCCCTGTGGCCTTGTGCTGGGGGTGTTGCTTCTGGTGGGGGGGCTCTGGGCTGGGCTTTCTGGGCTTTGGTTTGGGTGGGCCCGTCTTGTGCTGTGCTGGGGGGGTGTGCTTTTGGCCCCTCTGGGGTCTGCTGGTGTGGGGTGTGGGGCTGCCCTGGTTTTGGGGGGTCTGGTGGTGCTGGGTTTGGGGGGCTTGCTGTTGGGGGTCTTCTGCTGGCTGTTGGTCTGGGGCTGGGTTGGGGCTGGGGGGGTGGTTGTGGGGGTGGTGGCGTTGGTCTGTGTGGGTCTGGGTCTGGGGGTGTTCCTGGGCTGGTGGGGTTGGCTGGTGGTGGTTGGTTGGGGCCCTTTGGGGCTGTGgggttggggtggggggggggtgggctGGGGGTCTCTTGGCCCCTGGCTTTGGGGGTGGCTGTTGTTCTTTCCTGGGGTTCTGGTGCTGCTGTGGGCGTTTGTGGGCTGGGGGTTGGGGCTGGGTCTGTGGGTGCTTTGTGGTGGGTGGGGTctgggggtttgggggggggtcTCGGTGGCTGTGCTGGGGGGTGCTGGGTTGGGGttggggtgggggtggggggtttGGGGCTGGGGTGGTCTGGTGCTGGGGCTGGTGGCTGGGGGCCTGTTGGTCCTGTGGGTTGGGTGTTGCTGGGTTGCCTCTGGCCCGGGTTGTGGGTTGTTCCTGGCTGGGTGGGGCTCTGGGGTCTGCGTCTGGCTGGGGGGCGGGTTGGTGGCTTGGCTGGGGTCTGTCTGTGGTGCTGGGGTGTGGTTGCTGGGCTGCTGGTGTGGTCTGGTCTGGCTGGTGCTCTGGTTTGCTGTGGTTGTCTGCTGGGGCTGGGGTTGTCTGCTGCCTGGTCTGTGTCTGCTGTCGGGGTCGCTGGTGCTGTCTGGGCCTGGGGTGCTGTGCTGTGGTCTGGTGTGGCTGGTGTTCTGCTGTGGTGTTGTGCTTGCTGCCTGTGTGGGGGTGCTGGGTCTGGTGCCTGGGGTGGCTTCTGGGGGCTGGGGCTCTGGGTGTGGTGGTCTTGAGGTGGTCTGCTGTGGCGGGTGCTTGCTGGTGTGGTGGGGCTGTCTGGGCTGGGGCTGTTTTCTGCTGGCTGTGGGGTTGCTGGTTCTGGGGCTGGCTGTTCCCGCTGGTGTGGGGGTGGGGTCTGGGTGCTGGCTGGTGTGGTCTGGGCTGGTCTGTCTGCTTCTGCTGGTTTTGGGGGCTGGCTGTGGGTGGTGTTGCTGTTGGTGCTGGGGGGGTGTGTCTGGGTTCTGGGGCGTGGCTGGTGGTGTTCTGTGTGGGGTCTGGTTGGTCTGCTGGTGCGGCTGGCTTCTGGGGGCTCTTGTCTGTGCTTGTGTTGGGTCTGGGCTGGTCTGTGGGCTGCCCTTGTTGCTGTTTGGCTGTGCTGGTGGGCTGCTGCTGGGTGGCTGGTGCTGGTGGGGGCTGTGTGGCCTGGCTGTTGTCTTGGGGGTCTGGGTGGGTTGGGTGTCTCTTGGGTCTGGGTCTGCTTTTGCTGGGTTTCTCTGTGGGGGCTGGCGCTGTGCTGCGTGGTCTGCTGGTGGGGTGCTGGGTGGTGGCTGTGTCTGTTTTGGGGGTTTGGCCTTTGGGGCTTGGGCTGGTCCTGTGGGTGGCTGTCGTGGGCGGGTCTGCTGGGGCTGGGGGTGGGCCTGGTGCTGGCTTGTTTGGGGCTGCTGTCTGGGGCTGGGCCTGGGGCTGCTGTGGTGCTGGGATGGTGCTGGTCTTGGGGTGGTTTTGTCTGTGGGCTGGGTCTGGCGGGGGTTGGCTTCTGTGGGTGGGTGTTGGCTGGGGGTGGTCGGGTCAGCTCCTTTTGGTTTTCTTGGGCTGTGTGCTGTCCCGGGGGTCCTGTGGGGCCCTGGTGGTTGCCTTGTCTGGGTTTCTGGGGTGTGGCTGGTTTTGGGGGTGCTGTTTGGGCTGGTGTCTGGCGTGGGGGGCTGGTCTGTTGGGGTGATCTGGCGTGGGTGCTGCTGTGGGTGTGCCCGTTCCTTGTTGTTGTGCTGTGCCCTGGGGCTGGGGGTTCTGGGTCTGTGCTGGGGTGGCTTGTTGGCTGTCTTTTGTCGGTGTTCTGGTGGGGTGGTCTGTCTGTCTCTGTGGCTCTGGGTTGGCTGGGGGTGCTGGTGGTCTTGGTTGGGGGGGTGGTCTGGTGTGTTTGGGGGGGGGGCTGGGTCCCTTGCTTGGTGCTTGTGGGGTGGCCTGGTGGGGCTGGTTGGTTGGTCTGTGTCTGTCCTTGGCTTGGGTCTGCCTGTGCCCCTGGTGCTGCTGCTGGGGTCCCGGTTTTCTTGGTCCTGGTGTGGCTTGTTCTGTGGGTCTGGATGCTGTGGGTgtggtggggggggtgggggggctTCTCTGCTGGGGTGTGTCCTTTGGGGTCTGGGGGCTATGGGGGTGGTTTTGTGGGGGTCTGGGTGGGTGGTTGGAGGGGGGCCCGGCTGGCCGTGGGGTCTGGGCTTGGGGGTCTGTTGCTGGGGTGGGGTGTCTGGCTGTGGGGGCTGGGTCTGGTGGGCTGGTGTGTCCCGGGGCGGGGCTGGTTTGGGCTGGGGTGCTGCTGTGTGGGGGGTGTCTGGGGTGTTTCTGCTTGTGGTCTGGTGTGTGCTGTTCTGGCTTGGGGGGCTGGTGGTCTCTTTTGGTGGGGGTGTTGGGTGGGTCGCTGTTTGGGGTGTGCTGTGCTGGGGTCTGCTGTCTGCTTCCCGTTTTGCTTGGGTGTTCTTTGGCTGCCTGGTGGCTGGGGGTCTGGGCCTGGGGGTGTGTTGCTGGGGGCTGGCTGGGTGGTCTTTGTGCTGGTTCCCTTTGGTGGGTGCTGGCTGCGGTGTGTCCCTTGGCTGCTCTGGCTTGCGTGGGGGGGGCTGTGGTCTGGTGTCTGGCTGCTGGGCCTGTCTGGGG
Proteins encoded in this region:
- the LOC124374231 gene encoding mucin-2-like, with the translated sequence PPTQNPQGQNPTKTAPPRPPKTPAPHQNPPDQNPPPHPDKKPKTHSQKPTPRPPPHSTRHQHHQHRQPTGPQTSPEPPPTQQHPPAPATTQQHRQPTPTEPATEKQGPPSPPPRPHRGTQPGPPSSTTQGSPQGAPPNPQNQQPPKRTKPPPPRTIQTPSQATQTQPPPTPAKPNPPKPQPKPTPPKSQPRPGEQNPPPPATGKTPPKGPNPGARRAKPTPGPPTPQGPPPPPPQEASPPKAPRPPPTPQGPPPTHPPTAPKTNQGPRNPRETEPPPQQQAQAPTSKPPQKTQKTKKNHQPRPQTGAPKKRGQKNPPTPPSSNPAHPPSTKGTQGRDPPPQTSHSSPHPPKPTQTRAPTHPPKKPPKPHHKNPHPQAPPGTADPANPPPDDGQTPRAAAQQAPPHPPAPQKRAPAKTQAPQTGPTHGTPPPNPKQTKPGAATTAPPPSPQTKPKARAPHPPAEAQPKTPPKTAPTPPRGPAKQQGKHTATRPPPQKTPPPKKSSPQQPPARGPQAPPGHPPTNPADPPSTPSSPRKTPPTTATRGPPRGQPPQHNPKGKQSRNPAQPPANTPPGARDSPPKGTTPPKPRPSPPNPTKPPPPPAPRRPPPKPAPKSKGRTATTHPKTPRKHQPPDQKTTHQATPPNPKGPPQHPSTKPPGQTAGTTHQPTSQKPAQPQTQPKNPNQPQTHRKAAPQPQAPQPTPSTPAETKTQPGNQRAQNPPKKEPPRRANPPPKAPPHPSRGTQNPQAAPRPPKKGPKPTGKPPSTPHPPKDQPPPPQPGTTPQEKAQAQPPKDPPQKGQHPQPPSPKKTQPPKTLPPQNGAPPAPRQASNPKTAPHQTDPNHTTPAEKTKQDSPPRRPPQKAPENPQDTQGPESPPTPPPPPSQASPPAAQQDNNPSTDPTGRPAPKPTRLKQPQPSGHPSPTASHQKTSHSTGPPPPPRTQQPPKAGKPDQSPAQPETATPQTPPRRHQDRDTNPPQDTAHQAHTRPPKPDPKPAGHPTPHQHPDPQPPTSPTAPTPTSPDRPSSQTPDHSPPHASQSSQGTHRSQHPPKGTSTKTTQPAPSNTPPGPDPQPPGSQRTPKQNGKQTADPSTAHPKQRPTQHPHQKRPPAPQARTAHTRPQAETPQTPPTQQHPSPNQPRPGTHQPTRPSPHSQTPHPSNRPPSPDPTPPDPKGHTPAEKPPHPPHHTHSIQTHRTSHTRTKKTGTPAAAPGAQADPSQGQTQTNQPAPPGHPTSTKQGTQPPPQTHQTTPPTKTTSTPSQPRATETDRPPHQNTDKRQPTSHPSTDPEPPAPGHSTTTRNGHTHSSTHARSPQQTSPPRQTPAQTAPPKPATPQKPRQGNHQGPTGPPGQHTAQENQKELTRPPPANTHPQKPTPARPSPQTKPPQDQHHPSTTAAPGPAPDSSPKQASTRPTPSPSRPAHDSHPQDQPKPQRPNPQNRHSHHPAPHQQTTQHSASPHRETQQKQTQTQETPNPPRPPRQQPGHTAPTSTSHPAAAHQHSQTATRAAHRPAQTQHKHRQEPPEASRTSRPTRPHTEHHQPRPRTQTHPPSTNSNTTHSQPPKPAEADRPAQTTPASTQTPPPHQREQPAPEPATPQPAENSPSPDSPTTPASTRHSRPPQDHHTQSPSPQKPPQAPDPAPPHRQQAQHHSRTPATPDHSTAPQAQTAPATPTADTDQAADNPSPSRQPQQTRAPARPDHTSSPATTPQHHRQTPAKPPTRPPARRRPQSPTQPGTTHNPGQRPPATSPSTRPPQPQTPHPHPNPNPAPPSTATETPPQTPRPHPPQSTHRPSPNPQPTNAHSSTRTPGKNNSHPQSQGPRDPQPTPPPPQPHSPKGPQPTTTSQPHQPRNTPRPRPTQTNATTPTTTPPAPTQPQTNSQQKTPNSKPPKPSTTRPPKTRAAPHPTPADPRGAKSTPPQHSTRRAHPNQSPESPAQSPPTRSNTPSTRPQGNHQPGQHPQHTPPRPRPHPPPEPANQAGTPPHPSQTTPSQTPQKNQTPTTPAKPPPPTPEPRKTQSTATTTNPTRPPDPHGPHPSPHQKNPGPPPKPAHSRTPAANPKGAHRRPPHNTPNQRPPRPSRSTGPD